From Streptomyces qinzhouensis, one genomic window encodes:
- the mrdA gene encoding penicillin-binding protein 2 has protein sequence MSNIPETGRTPRVQIRLVVIQVLVFSLLLTLGGRLWYLQIRNGQEYTDEAKNNGVQRVVQPAVRGSVLDARGVALADNETRLVVSASRTELMKMPDDGKAVLTRLAAVLGLTPKEVMDKVRLCDSKTPKPCWNGSPYQPIPVTDEATTQQALQIRERAEDFKGITAEPTAVRRYTAPGKANTAQVLGYLSPVTDTEIEKAKDSESPYLRSDQVGRSGIERTYDQALRGKAGITRYEVDNLGRVIGEAAHDKARAGSNLVTSIDARVQAVAEYELNEAMKTARKELDRNTRENYKADAGAVVVMENKTGRVIAMASLPTYDPNAWVGGISGKDYAALTSTDSNFPLLNRAIQGQAAPGSIFKVVSSAAAVRAGYDFNDTYPCPSSLSFGGREFKNFESKGYGSISLGRALEVSCDTVYYGLAYNEWRKDGGIKPKKDAKNWFYRTAHDFGLGSETGIDLPNEVKGRVPDREWKQRFWEANKDSWCKTGKKGGDYGEQIAYENCLEGNQMRAGDSVNYSIGQGDILVTPIQMATIYAAIGNGGTLWNPTVGKAIISPDGKSVELIKPKAHGRLPMDDKTRNQINDALEGVVKTGSAAWRFQGWPHDKIPMHAKTGTAEVFGKQTTSWFATYTNDYTIVMTISQGGTGSGASGPAVRNIYEAMYGLNEKGEQDLKRALLPKPQESLPKVQPDGNIYAPEIKPYVPPKPEGEGATDGGTQPNQNQPNQNQQDPGQQDQDQDQQLAGPPARRD, from the coding sequence ATGAGCAATATCCCGGAGACCGGACGGACCCCCCGGGTCCAGATCCGGCTCGTCGTCATCCAGGTCCTGGTCTTCTCCCTGCTCCTCACCCTCGGCGGCCGGCTCTGGTACCTCCAGATCCGCAACGGCCAGGAGTACACGGACGAGGCGAAGAACAACGGCGTCCAGCGGGTGGTCCAGCCCGCCGTGCGCGGCTCCGTCCTGGACGCCCGCGGAGTCGCCCTCGCCGACAACGAGACCCGGCTGGTGGTCTCCGCGTCCCGCACCGAGCTGATGAAGATGCCGGACGACGGCAAGGCCGTCCTCACCCGGCTGGCCGCGGTCCTCGGCCTGACGCCGAAGGAGGTCATGGACAAGGTCCGGCTCTGCGACTCCAAGACCCCCAAGCCCTGCTGGAACGGCTCCCCCTATCAGCCGATCCCGGTCACCGACGAGGCCACCACCCAGCAGGCGCTCCAGATCCGCGAGCGCGCCGAGGACTTCAAGGGCATCACCGCCGAACCCACCGCGGTCCGCCGCTACACCGCCCCGGGCAAGGCCAATACGGCCCAGGTCCTCGGCTATCTCTCGCCCGTCACCGACACCGAGATCGAGAAGGCCAAGGACAGCGAATCGCCCTATCTCCGCTCCGACCAGGTCGGCCGCTCCGGTATCGAGCGCACCTACGACCAGGCGCTGCGCGGAAAGGCCGGGATCACCCGCTACGAGGTCGACAACCTGGGCCGGGTGATCGGCGAGGCCGCCCACGACAAGGCCCGGGCCGGCTCCAATCTGGTGACCTCGATCGACGCCCGGGTGCAGGCGGTCGCCGAGTACGAACTCAACGAGGCGATGAAGACCGCCCGCAAGGAGCTCGACCGCAACACCCGTGAGAACTACAAGGCCGACGCGGGCGCGGTCGTGGTGATGGAGAACAAGACCGGCCGGGTGATCGCGATGGCTTCCCTGCCGACGTACGACCCCAATGCCTGGGTCGGCGGTATCTCGGGCAAGGACTATGCCGCCCTGACCAGCACCGACTCCAACTTCCCGCTGCTCAACCGGGCGATTCAGGGGCAGGCGGCACCGGGCTCCATCTTCAAGGTGGTGTCGTCCGCCGCCGCCGTCCGGGCCGGATACGACTTCAACGACACCTATCCCTGCCCCTCGTCGCTCTCCTTCGGCGGCCGTGAGTTCAAGAACTTCGAGTCCAAGGGGTACGGCTCCATCAGCCTGGGCCGGGCGCTGGAGGTCTCCTGCGACACCGTCTACTACGGGCTCGCCTACAACGAATGGCGCAAGGACGGCGGCATCAAGCCGAAGAAGGACGCCAAGAACTGGTTCTACCGCACGGCCCATGATTTCGGGCTCGGCTCGGAGACCGGTATCGACCTGCCGAACGAGGTCAAGGGCCGGGTCCCGGACCGGGAGTGGAAGCAGCGCTTCTGGGAGGCCAACAAGGACTCCTGGTGCAAGACCGGCAAGAAGGGCGGGGACTACGGCGAGCAGATCGCCTACGAGAACTGCCTCGAAGGCAACCAGATGCGCGCCGGTGACTCGGTGAACTACTCCATCGGACAGGGCGACATCCTCGTCACGCCGATACAGATGGCGACGATCTACGCGGCCATCGGCAACGGCGGCACGCTCTGGAACCCGACCGTCGGCAAGGCGATCATCAGCCCGGACGGCAAGTCGGTGGAGCTGATCAAGCCGAAGGCGCACGGCAGGCTGCCGATGGACGACAAGACCAGGAACCAGATAAACGATGCCCTCGAGGGGGTCGTGAAGACCGGCTCGGCCGCCTGGCGGTTCCAGGGCTGGCCGCACGACAAGATCCCGATGCACGCCAAGACGGGTACCGCCGAGGTCTTCGGCAAGCAGACGACTTCCTGGTTCGCCACCTACACCAACGACTACACGATCGTGATGACGATCTCCCAGGGTGGTACGGGTTCGGGCGCCTCCGGTCCCGCGGTCCGCAATATCTACGAGGCCATGTACGGGCTCAACGAGAAGGGCGAGCAGGACCTCAAGCGGGCGCTGCTGCCGAAGCCGCAGGAGTCGCTGCCGAAGGTCCAGCCCGACGGCAATATCTACGCGCCCGAGATCAAGCCGTACGTACCGCCGAAGCCCGAGGGCGAGGGCGCGACCGACGGCGGCACCCAGCCGAACCAGAACCAGCCAAACCAGAACCAGCAGGACCCGGGCCAACAGGACCAGGACCAGGACCAGCAGCTCGCGGGGCCACCCGCTCGGAGGGACTGA
- the mreD gene encoding rod shape-determining protein MreD, giving the protein MSLNRLLLSSALVVVALVVQVSVLARLQLPGAVPDLLLLTVLGLAFVYGHVSGALIGFGAGLLADLAPPADHAAGRYALVLCVIGYLAGLARPQDGKVRSATGPMVVVVAAAVGSTLLYAGVGALVGDSAAGQVGLGGLLFSAAVYDLLLAPFTVPFVMALARRAENDPVAEARSGGGDVSAGWPASGTGLRIGGPRGALRLRSARSRASRAGRIKGVKRL; this is encoded by the coding sequence ATGAGCCTCAACCGACTCCTTCTGTCGTCCGCCCTGGTGGTGGTCGCGCTCGTCGTCCAGGTCTCCGTCCTCGCCCGACTTCAGCTGCCGGGCGCCGTCCCGGACCTGCTGCTGCTCACCGTCCTCGGTCTGGCCTTCGTCTACGGCCATGTCTCCGGCGCCCTGATCGGCTTCGGCGCCGGACTGCTCGCCGATCTCGCACCGCCCGCCGACCATGCCGCCGGGCGGTACGCCCTGGTGCTCTGTGTGATCGGCTATCTCGCCGGTCTGGCCCGCCCCCAGGACGGCAAGGTGCGCTCCGCCACCGGCCCGATGGTCGTGGTGGTCGCGGCGGCGGTCGGCTCGACCCTGCTGTACGCGGGCGTGGGCGCCCTGGTCGGTGACTCGGCGGCCGGTCAGGTGGGCCTGGGCGGACTGCTGTTCAGCGCGGCGGTCTACGATCTGCTGCTCGCGCCGTTCACGGTGCCCTTCGTGATGGCCCTGGCCCGGCGGGCGGAGAACGATCCGGTGGCGGAGGCCCGGAGCGGCGGCGGGGACGTCTCCGCGGGCTGGCCGGCCTCCGGCACCGGGCTGCGGATCGGCGGCCCGCGCGGCGCGCTGAGACTGCGGTCCGCGCGCTCGCGGGCATCCCGCGCGGGCCGCATCAAGGGCGTCAAGCGGCTGTGA
- the mreC gene encoding rod shape-determining protein MreC codes for MRDTRESRLLLVLLIAIAFALITVDIRGGEDSPVDGARQAAATVFGPVQNGVAGAVDPVGNAIGAVKDSGERHDRISELERENAELKAKLGSDDRNRSRARELDKLLRTAGAGQYRVKAAEVIAIGAAQGFSWTVTIDVGSRDGIKRDMTVLNGDGLVGRVTTVGPGTATVLLASDPGFTVGTRMEKTDELGFATGQGDRPLSVQLLNGKSKVKKGDRLVTFGSQASRPFVPGVPIGEVVRVDPLGGDLTRTIHVRPYVGFSRLDIVGVVVSAPSDDPRDAVLPARPKATPVPTVTVTVTPSGTPGGAQDAGDGTADQGTDPQLGDRQPDSPATRVPGPGTSGDPGQDAGPTPGRTEDQQ; via the coding sequence GTGAGGGACACACGAGAGAGCCGGCTGCTCCTGGTGCTGCTGATCGCCATCGCGTTCGCACTGATCACGGTGGACATCCGCGGCGGCGAGGACTCCCCGGTCGACGGTGCCCGGCAGGCCGCCGCCACCGTCTTCGGGCCGGTCCAGAACGGCGTCGCGGGCGCCGTGGACCCGGTGGGCAACGCGATCGGGGCGGTCAAGGACTCCGGGGAGCGGCACGACCGGATCAGTGAGCTGGAGCGGGAGAACGCCGAGCTGAAGGCGAAGCTCGGCAGCGACGACCGCAACCGCAGCCGGGCCAGGGAGCTCGACAAACTGCTGCGGACGGCGGGCGCGGGCCAGTACCGCGTCAAGGCCGCCGAGGTCATCGCCATAGGGGCGGCCCAGGGCTTCTCCTGGACCGTCACCATCGACGTCGGCTCCCGGGACGGCATCAAGCGGGACATGACCGTGCTCAACGGCGATGGTCTGGTCGGCCGGGTCACCACCGTCGGCCCCGGCACCGCCACGGTGCTGCTCGCCAGCGACCCCGGCTTCACCGTCGGCACCCGGATGGAGAAGACCGACGAACTCGGCTTCGCCACCGGACAGGGCGACCGCCCCCTGTCGGTACAGCTCCTCAACGGCAAGTCCAAGGTGAAGAAGGGCGACCGGCTGGTCACCTTCGGCTCGCAGGCCTCCCGGCCGTTCGTGCCGGGCGTGCCCATCGGCGAGGTGGTCCGGGTGGACCCGCTCGGCGGCGATCTGACCCGGACCATCCATGTCCGCCCGTATGTGGGCTTCAGCCGGCTGGACATCGTCGGCGTCGTGGTCTCGGCGCCCTCCGACGATCCGCGTGACGCGGTCCTGCCCGCCCGGCCGAAGGCGACGCCGGTGCCGACCGTGACCGTCACGGTGACACCCTCCGGCACCCCGGGCGGGGCGCAGGACGCCGGCGACGGGACAGCCGACCAGGGCACCGATCCGCAGCTCGGCGACCGGCAGCCCGACTCTCCGGCCACCCGGGTCCCCGGCCCCGGCACCAGCGGCGATCCGGGACAGGACGCCGGCCCCACCCCCGGCCGCACCGAAGACCAGCAGTAG
- a CDS encoding rod shape-determining protein encodes MSFIGRDMAVDLGTANTLVYVRGRGIVLNEPSVVAINTNTGGILAVGAEAKKMIGRTPGNIVAVRPLKDGVIADFEITERMLRYFILKIHKRRYLARPRVVVCVPSGITGVERRAVIEASTQAGARQVHIIEEPMAAAIGSGLPVHEATGNMVVDIGGGTTEVAVISLGGIVTAQSIRVAGDELDNAIIQHIKKEYSLLLGERTAESIKITIGSAYDLDQDEHTEIRGRDLVSGLPKTVVISAAEVRKAIEEPVNAIVDAVKTTLDKCPPELSGDVMDRGIVLTGGGALLRGLDERLRRETGMPIHIAEDPLDSVALGSGKCVEEFEALQQVLDAQPRR; translated from the coding sequence ATGTCGTTCATCGGCCGTGATATGGCTGTCGACCTCGGGACCGCCAACACGCTGGTGTACGTCAGGGGCCGGGGGATCGTTCTCAATGAGCCGTCCGTCGTCGCCATCAACACGAACACCGGTGGCATTCTCGCGGTCGGCGCCGAGGCAAAGAAGATGATCGGCCGGACACCGGGCAACATCGTCGCCGTCCGGCCGCTGAAGGACGGCGTCATCGCCGACTTCGAGATCACCGAGCGGATGCTCCGCTACTTCATTCTCAAGATCCACAAGCGGCGTTATCTGGCCCGTCCGCGCGTGGTGGTCTGTGTGCCCTCCGGTATCACCGGAGTCGAGCGCCGTGCCGTCATCGAGGCGTCCACCCAGGCGGGCGCCCGCCAGGTGCACATCATCGAGGAGCCGATGGCCGCGGCCATCGGGTCCGGGCTCCCGGTCCACGAGGCCACCGGCAACATGGTCGTCGACATCGGCGGCGGCACCACCGAGGTGGCCGTCATCTCCCTCGGCGGAATCGTCACGGCACAGTCCATCCGGGTGGCCGGCGACGAGCTGGACAACGCGATCATCCAGCACATCAAGAAGGAGTACTCCCTCCTCCTCGGTGAGCGGACCGCCGAATCCATCAAGATCACCATCGGTTCGGCCTATGATCTCGACCAGGACGAGCACACCGAGATCCGGGGCCGCGATCTGGTCTCCGGGCTGCCCAAGACCGTGGTCATCTCGGCCGCCGAGGTCCGCAAGGCGATCGAGGAGCCGGTCAACGCCATCGTCGACGCAGTGAAGACCACCCTGGACAAGTGCCCGCCGGAGTTGTCCGGCGATGTGATGGACCGGGGGATCGTGCTCACCGGCGGCGGTGCGCTGCTGCGCGGACTCGACGAGCGGCTGCGCCGGGAGACCGGAATGCCGATCCATATCGCCGAGGACCCGCTGGACTCGGTGGCGCTCGGATCCGGCAAGTGCGTCGAGGAGTTCGAGGCGCTCCAGCAGGTGCTGGACGCCCAGCCCCGCCGCTAG
- the ndk gene encoding nucleoside-diphosphate kinase, translating into MTQRTLVLLKPDAVRRNLVGEILGRIEAKAGWTFAGLELRQLDRATLEQHYEEHIGKPFYEPLVEFMLSGPVVVLVVEGERVIEGVRRLTGPTDPIAAEPGSIRGDFGTIVRENLIHASDSEESAIRELKIFFPGLS; encoded by the coding sequence ATGACCCAGCGCACCCTCGTCCTCCTGAAGCCGGACGCGGTCCGCCGCAATCTGGTCGGCGAGATATTGGGCCGTATCGAAGCCAAGGCCGGCTGGACCTTCGCGGGTCTTGAGCTGCGGCAGCTCGACCGCGCGACCCTGGAGCAGCACTACGAGGAGCACATCGGCAAGCCGTTCTACGAGCCGCTGGTGGAGTTCATGCTCTCCGGTCCGGTCGTCGTACTGGTGGTCGAGGGTGAGCGGGTCATCGAGGGGGTACGCCGGCTGACGGGCCCCACCGACCCGATTGCCGCGGAGCCCGGCTCCATCCGGGGGGATTTCGGCACCATCGTCCGGGAGAATCTCATCCACGCCTCGGACTCCGAGGAGTCCGCCATTCGGGAACTGAAGATCTTTTTCCCCGGTCTTTCCTGA
- a CDS encoding DUF4233 domain-containing protein: MRTLAASTLIGEFFVIGFAGLVAMKDDSLSMGTVWTVCGIAMALSLLLCGMLTRPGGVQLGWALQIGLVVSGFFVPMMFILGVSFAGLWWASVHYGRKIDEAKAHWAAQAEQSAAGSPDPA; encoded by the coding sequence ATGCGTACGCTTGCCGCGTCCACCCTGATCGGGGAGTTCTTCGTCATCGGCTTCGCGGGCCTGGTGGCGATGAAGGACGACAGTCTGTCGATGGGCACCGTCTGGACGGTCTGCGGGATCGCCATGGCGCTGTCGCTGCTGCTCTGCGGAATGCTGACCCGGCCCGGTGGGGTGCAGTTGGGGTGGGCGCTCCAGATCGGGCTGGTCGTCAGCGGGTTCTTCGTACCGATGATGTTCATCCTGGGGGTCTCCTTCGCCGGTCTGTGGTGGGCGTCGGTCCACTACGGACGGAAGATCGACGAGGCGAAGGCCCACTGGGCGGCGCAGGCGGAACAGTCGGCGGCGGGCAGCCCCGATCCGGCCTGA
- the folC gene encoding bifunctional tetrahydrofolate synthase/dihydrofolate synthase produces MSEHPADPQPNDSQPDDSRAHEPEPYERDVFDEIVDTETDRDPDLAVIEAGSRTLRARSGPPDAQVPEPPSDPEVAAALRAVETELASRWGETKLEPSVRRIAALMDVLGEPQRAYPSIHITGTNGKTSTARMIEALLAAFDLRTGRYTSPHVRSVTERISLDGSPVSAERFVSVYEDVKPYVDMVDAAEDYRLSFFEVLTGMAYAAFADAPVDVAVVEVGMGGAWDATNVIDATVAVVTPIDLDHTDRLGSTHAEIAAEKSGIVKQDATVVLAQQPVEAAQVLLKKAVEVDATVAREGMEFGIVSREVAVGGQLLTLRGLGGEYPEVFLPLYGAHQAHNAAVALAAVEAFFGVGADHARVLDIETVRRAFASVSSPARLEVVRRSPTVVLDAAHNPAGARATAEAVTEAFGFSRLIGVVGTSAGKDVRGLLEAFEPVFAEIVVTRNSTERAMDPDELAAIAVEVFGEERVVVEPKLDEALEAAVTLAEEDAEYAGAGVLVTGSVFTAGEARLLLGKG; encoded by the coding sequence GTGAGTGAGCACCCCGCCGACCCCCAGCCGAACGACTCCCAGCCGGACGACTCCCGGGCGCACGAGCCGGAGCCGTACGAGCGCGACGTCTTCGACGAGATCGTCGACACGGAGACCGACCGCGATCCCGACCTGGCGGTGATCGAAGCGGGCAGCCGCACGCTGCGCGCCCGGTCCGGCCCGCCGGACGCCCAGGTACCGGAGCCGCCGTCGGACCCCGAGGTCGCGGCCGCGCTGCGGGCCGTGGAGACCGAGCTGGCCTCGCGCTGGGGCGAGACCAAGCTGGAGCCCTCGGTGCGGCGGATCGCCGCTCTGATGGATGTGCTGGGCGAGCCCCAGCGGGCGTACCCCTCCATCCACATCACGGGGACCAACGGCAAGACGTCCACCGCCCGGATGATCGAGGCGCTGCTCGCCGCGTTCGACCTGCGCACCGGCCGCTACACCTCGCCGCATGTGCGCTCCGTCACCGAGCGGATCAGCCTGGACGGTTCCCCGGTGAGCGCCGAGCGGTTCGTCTCGGTGTACGAGGACGTCAAGCCGTATGTGGACATGGTGGACGCGGCGGAGGACTACCGGCTGTCGTTCTTCGAGGTGCTGACCGGTATGGCGTACGCGGCCTTCGCGGACGCGCCGGTGGACGTGGCGGTCGTCGAGGTCGGCATGGGCGGTGCCTGGGACGCGACCAATGTGATCGACGCGACGGTGGCCGTGGTGACGCCCATCGACCTGGACCATACGGACCGCCTGGGCTCCACGCACGCCGAGATCGCCGCGGAGAAGTCGGGGATCGTCAAGCAGGACGCGACGGTCGTGCTCGCGCAGCAGCCGGTGGAGGCGGCCCAGGTGCTGCTGAAGAAGGCCGTCGAGGTGGATGCGACGGTGGCCCGTGAGGGCATGGAGTTCGGGATCGTGTCCCGGGAGGTCGCGGTCGGCGGCCAGCTGCTGACCCTGCGCGGTCTGGGCGGCGAGTACCCGGAGGTCTTCCTTCCGCTGTACGGCGCCCACCAGGCGCACAACGCCGCGGTGGCGCTCGCCGCGGTCGAGGCCTTCTTCGGGGTGGGCGCGGACCACGCCCGGGTGCTGGACATCGAAACGGTCCGCCGGGCCTTCGCCTCGGTCTCCAGCCCGGCCCGGCTGGAGGTGGTGCGGCGCAGCCCGACCGTGGTGCTGGACGCGGCGCACAATCCGGCGGGTGCCCGGGCGACCGCGGAGGCGGTCACGGAGGCCTTCGGCTTCTCCCGGCTGATCGGTGTCGTCGGGACCAGCGCGGGCAAGGACGTACGAGGTCTGCTGGAGGCGTTCGAGCCGGTGTTCGCGGAGATCGTGGTCACCCGGAACTCCACCGAGCGCGCCATGGACCCCGATGAACTGGCGGCGATCGCCGTGGAGGTCTTCGGGGAGGAGCGGGTGGTCGTGGAGCCGAAGCTGGACGAGGCCCTGGAGGCGGCGGTGACCCTCGCCGAGGAGGACGCCGAGTACGCGGGCGCGGGAGTGCTGGTGACGGGTTCGGTGTTCACGGCCGGGGAAGCCCGGCTGCTGCTGGGGAAGGGCTGA
- a CDS encoding sensor histidine kinase: protein MSPARYAALRLVAAVRGRTRRWAASPPALDVIAAASCFSLMVLDVPGLARADNSLTGFTATLVLAAGAATLTLRRRAPWVPYAVALGLLGWLHELTLIQFALYSLGRFRGRAAAVVATVGYVVVAYALFLLPGWPEYQADSLSSFLGLVVPIGVLAAGVGIAAYRQDLVRELQAQRARTAAVEAVQNERISVARDVHDLVGRELTVLAVRAEVLAARARGGAHQKDFEELADTARRAHLMLNDTLVHRADERTATPGLDGLAALAAESGAMGSPVALRIADAAYALSPLRQAAVYRVVQECLTNAAKHAPGAPVTVTIGLDAARLRVVVRNALPAAAPLTEPVSSGTGTFSMRERVASMGGELTAGAGAGSYEVVAVLPAGRLPAAP, encoded by the coding sequence ATGTCGCCCGCACGGTACGCCGCACTCCGCCTTGTCGCGGCGGTGCGCGGGCGCACCCGCCGCTGGGCCGCGTCGCCGCCCGCGCTCGATGTGATCGCCGCGGCGAGCTGCTTCTCGCTGATGGTCCTCGACGTTCCCGGGCTGGCCAGGGCCGACAACTCCCTGACCGGCTTCACCGCGACCCTGGTGCTCGCCGCCGGGGCGGCGACGCTGACCCTGCGGCGGCGGGCCCCCTGGGTGCCGTACGCGGTGGCGCTGGGACTGCTCGGCTGGCTGCACGAGCTGACGCTCATCCAGTTCGCGCTCTACTCACTGGGCCGGTTCCGGGGGCGGGCGGCCGCGGTCGTGGCGACGGTCGGCTATGTCGTCGTCGCCTACGCCCTGTTCCTGCTGCCGGGCTGGCCGGAGTACCAGGCGGACTCCCTCAGCTCGTTCCTCGGCCTGGTGGTGCCGATCGGGGTGCTCGCGGCCGGGGTCGGTATCGCCGCGTACCGGCAGGATCTGGTCCGGGAGCTCCAGGCGCAGCGGGCCCGTACCGCCGCGGTCGAGGCGGTCCAGAACGAGCGGATCTCGGTGGCCCGGGATGTGCACGATCTGGTCGGCCGGGAGCTGACGGTGCTCGCCGTACGGGCCGAGGTGCTGGCGGCCCGGGCCCGTGGCGGCGCCCATCAGAAGGACTTCGAGGAGCTCGCGGACACGGCCCGGCGGGCGCATCTGATGCTCAACGACACCCTGGTGCACCGGGCCGACGAGCGGACGGCGACGCCGGGGCTCGACGGTCTCGCCGCACTGGCCGCGGAGAGCGGGGCGATGGGCAGCCCGGTGGCGCTGCGGATCGCGGACGCGGCGTACGCGCTGTCGCCGCTGCGCCAGGCCGCGGTCTACCGGGTGGTGCAGGAGTGTCTGACCAATGCCGCGAAGCACGCCCCGGGGGCGCCGGTGACGGTGACCATCGGCCTCGACGCCGCCCGGCTGCGGGTGGTGGTCCGTAACGCCCTTCCGGCGGCCGCCCCGCTCACCGAGCCGGTCTCCAGCGGTACCGGCACCTTCTCCATGCGGGAGCGCGTCGCCAGCATGGGCGGGGAGCTGACCGCGGGGGCGGGCGCGGGCTCCTACGAAGTGGTCGCCGTCCTCCCGGCGGGCCGGCTCCCCGCCGCGCCGTGA